From Portunus trituberculatus isolate SZX2019 chromosome 37, ASM1759143v1, whole genome shotgun sequence, one genomic window encodes:
- the LOC123513996 gene encoding uncharacterized protein LOC123513996, translating into MGKGLGAGEGTGKGVKGGWRVNAFLLLLTGWQAVLLPWSPLILRDAGFSATSVGVLSGGTTMAATLGVIVCLRAMRRSRSGAVRRLLLWLLLATAILLQGSGVGFELRHLSQGGVMSSCVNGWLFAPASSLSILNNTSTPTTPHFPKTASTEQAHGLSSGTIIATSPSPPQHNDSHEAGSVVNLHLQHTTPHRPASVNHTVTTTITPTPTTSPAEAATPPPPPPPPPPPPPPTTTTTTTTTTTPATTAAAVAAAATSTFSVATSLLHHRVPAVKTSIKKSNHKVHLKNKPLIFGNGNATEAPHRKFPATRKPAIPANSDGSRKHHNSHFFPPDVSSTNSEHGKNFRKTKYQKNHKHIQLPSDDDKNLEDNDSTSFQKKYEYDDSGESKEDEEELDYEDDFRKLQKHHPMLNSFSSSYFDKLHDSQGNTRSKPSKLTNLPQHNVIKSYLQKIPNKIRNSFHKPHNTDSFTIDRKLNDQESLPFSYNPRYLPLNHPSDTIRDPYDGKSQYQDDGLYDIDSRHTFYRRSRRDLTKPENPVPPATIPAKEKKPELNDAPEKKQNSSEEMKSDSVKVIVAVLLVLGGLAGAGIEAGVAQLWHCIVHGYDESGVSQDVLQRTISHTFHLSTYGSHKTWTGITSGGWTMGAGVVSILACFAGIGGGGYGGLLVVHLSLGVAALLFLLVLPVPYGSIDPPRTRRPLSLYLDDEVLREGVRRLTFHIWVFINGCLVALSFTFSLWLLQDMTAEGWLVGSQAGAVGMTLLCESLALHTQRRLVIRWGLHGLMGVCGVSLMLHYGFMWASKSAAVVVIAHAGLGVAMAFLWVAVKHNALLLATVSDQEREAWASWWCWRLGLSIGAAMWGVGVSGSDDRVQPMVLLATIAAAIFASSLCMTAVLSSRNSRTRRRVYHTLDLDIANDEVDEEEDDATEDDWLVKRAKKEGLTL; encoded by the exons ATGGGTAAAGGCTTGGGCGCCGGAGAGGGCACAGGGAAGGGTGTGAAGGGCGGCTGGAGGGTCAATGCTTTTCTACTTCTCCTGACTGGATGGCAGGCAGTGCTGCTCCCTTGGTCACCACTTATCCTCAGAGATGCCGGGTTCTCTGCCACCA GTGTGGGTGTACTGAGCGGAGGCACCACAATGGCGGCCACCCTAGGTGTGATAGTGTGCCTGCGCGCCATGAGAAGGAGCCGCAGCGGGGCAGTGCGTCGTCTGTTGCTGTGGCTGCTGCTGGCTACAGCTATCCTCCTGCAGGGATCTGGTGTGGGATTTGAGTTGCGCCACCTATCGCAGGGAGGAGTTATGTCATCTTGTGTCAATGGATGGCTCTTTGCTCCAGCGTCATCACTCTCAATCCTGAACAACACGTCCACACCAACCACGCCTCATTTTCCCAAAACAGCGTCGACAGAACAGGCTCATGGACTTTCCTCAGGCACTATAATAGCAACATCACCTTCGCCACCTCAGCATAATGATTCTCACGAGGCTGGCTCTGTTGTCAATCTCCACCTGCAACACACCACCCCTCACCGACCCGCATCGGTCAACCATACCGTTACCACCACTATAacaccaacacccaccaccTCTCCTGCTGAAgctgccactcctcctcctcctcctcctcctcctcctcctcctcctcctcctactactactactactactactactactactactcctgctactactgctgctgctgttgctgctgctgctaccagtACCTTCTCAGTCGCAACCTCTTTATTGCACCATAGAGTTCCAGCCGTAAAGACTTCCATAAAGAAATCTAATCACAAAGTCCACTTGAAAAACAAACCTTTGATCTTTGGTAATGGTAACGCTACGGAGGCACCGCACAGGAAATTCCCTGCTACACGCAAGCCTGCTATCCCAGCCAATAGTGATGGTTCACGAAAACATCACAACAGTCATTTTTTCCCGCCTGACGTTTCTTCAACAAATTCTGAACACGGTAAAAActtcagaaaaacaaaatatcagaagaatcacaaacacatacagctgccaagtgatgatgataaaaatttaGAAGATAATGACAGTACCTCCTTCCAAAAAAAGTACGAATATGACGATTCtggagaaagcaaggaagatgaagaagaattaGATTACGAAGACGATTTTCGGAAACTCCAGAAACACCATCCGATGTTAAACAGCTTCTCCAGCTCTTACTTTGATAAGCTGCATGACTCTCAAGGAAATACAAGGTCAAAGCCATCCAAGTTGACAAATTTGCCTCAGCATAACGTCATAAAGTCATATTTACAGAAAATCCCTAATAAAATCAGAAATTCATTCCATAAGCCTCACAACACTGACTCTTTCACAATAGATCGTAAGCTGAATGACCAGGAGAGCCTTCCTTTCAGCTATAATCCCAGATACCTTCCCCTCAACCATCCTTCTGATACAATAAGGGATCCATATGATGGTAAAAGTCAATATCAGGATGATGGCTTATATGATATCGATTCTCGACACACTTTTTATAGACGAAGCCGCAGGGATCTCACCAAACCAGAAAATCCTGTTCCTCCTGCCACAATTCCAGCAAAGGAGAAGAAGCCGGAGCTCAATGATGCaccggaaaaaaaacaaaattcttcagaagaaatgaagagcgATAGTGTAAAGGTGATCGTAGCCGTTCTCTTGGTCTTGGGCGGCCTGGCAGGTGCGGGGATAGAGGCGGGCGTAGCACAACTGTGGCATTGCATTGTGCATGGTTATGATGAGAGTGGCGTGAGTCAGGATGTACTACAACGCACCATTAGTCACACCTTTCACCTCAGCACCTATGGGAGCCACAAGACTTGGACAGGCATCACCTCGGGAGGATGGACCATGGGAGCGGGTGTGGTGTCCATTCTGGCGTGCTTCGCAGGGATCGGAGGTGGTGGTTACGGAGGCTTGCTGGTTGTTCATCTATCCCTCGGTGTGGcggccctcctcttcctcctcgtcttgccTGTTCCCTATGGCTCTATTGACCCGCCCAGAACACGCCGCCCACTCTCCCTGTATCTGGATGACGAG GTGCTGCGAGAAGGAGTAAGGCGACTCACGTTCCACATATGGGTGTTCATTAACGGGTGTCTAGtcgctctctctttcaccttcagCCTGTGGCTCCTCCAAGATATGACAGCCGAG GGTTGGCTGGTGGGTAGCCAAGCAGGTGCTGTCGGCATGACTCTGCTGTGTGAAAGTCTTGCCCTCCATACACAGCGGCGCCTCGTCATCCGCTGGGGTCTCCATGGTCTGATGGGCGTGTGCGGCGTGAGTCTCATGCTCCATTATGGCTTCATGTGGGCATCCAAAAgtgctgcagtggtggtgatagcacaCGCTGGCCTAGGCGTGGCCATGGCTTTCCTGTGGGTGGCTGTGAAACACAACGCACTACTGCTCGCTACTGTCA GTGACCAGGAGCGGGAGGCGTGGGCATCATGGTGGTGCTGGCGGCTTGGCTTGAGTATCGGTGCAGCAATGTGGGGCGTTGGGGTATCGGGGTCAGACGACAGAGTGCAGCCCATGGTGCTGCTAGCTACCATAGCAGCCGCCATCTTTGCTTCCTCACTCTGCATGACTGCCGTACTTTCGAG TCGAAATTCAAGGACTAGGAGGCGAGTATACCACACACTTGACCTTGATATAGCCAACGACGAGGtcgatgaggaagaggacgatgcTACTGAGGATGACTGGCTGGTCAAGAGAGCTAAAAAGGAGGGTTTAACTCTGTAA